A single region of the Roseivivax sp. THAF197b genome encodes:
- the clpS gene encoding ATP-dependent Clp protease adapter ClpS: protein MVLAARPPGGDDGDTNVVIETKTRTKKPPLYKVLLLNDDYTPMEFVVHVLERFFGMNHAQAFEIMLTVHKKGLAVVGVFSHEIAETKVGQVMDFARRHQHPLQCTMEKE, encoded by the coding sequence ATGGTCCTCGCCGCTCGCCCCCCGGGCGGGGATGATGGCGATACCAATGTCGTCATCGAAACGAAGACCCGCACGAAGAAGCCGCCGCTCTACAAGGTGCTTTTGCTGAACGACGATTACACGCCGATGGAATTCGTCGTGCATGTGCTGGAGCGGTTCTTCGGGATGAACCATGCCCAGGCGTTCGAGATCATGCTCACCGTGCACAAGAAGGGCCTCGCCGTGGTTGGCGTCTTCAGCCACGAAATCGCGGAGACCAAGGTGGGTCAGGTCATGGATTTTGCCCGTCGTCATCAGCACCCGCTGCAATGCACGATGGAGAAGGAGTGA
- a CDS encoding HAD family hydrolase, which translates to MRALRTVAFDADDTLWHNERFFKMTQAHFADLLRDYAAPEDLDQRLMEAERRNLGHYGFGVKGFTLSMIETALDVTDHRAPGHVIREIMEVGRDMLAHPIELLPHVEETVRALAETHYVMVVTKGDLLHQERKVAQSGLGDLFDAVEVVSDKTPGIYTRLFEQVPGGVVGTMMVGNSMKSDVRPAIEAGSWGVFVPHEHAWDFEAAEAPEHPRYAEIADLSGLPDLVAGIG; encoded by the coding sequence ATGCGAGCACTTCGGACGGTGGCCTTCGATGCGGATGACACGCTCTGGCACAATGAGCGGTTCTTCAAAATGACACAGGCGCATTTTGCCGACCTGTTGCGCGATTACGCAGCCCCCGAGGACCTCGACCAGCGGCTGATGGAGGCCGAGCGGCGTAACCTCGGGCATTACGGATTCGGCGTGAAAGGCTTTACCCTGTCGATGATCGAGACCGCGCTCGACGTCACCGATCACCGTGCGCCCGGCCATGTGATCCGCGAAATCATGGAGGTGGGGCGCGACATGCTGGCCCATCCGATCGAGCTTCTGCCGCATGTGGAAGAGACGGTGCGCGCGCTGGCGGAGACTCATTATGTCATGGTCGTCACCAAGGGAGACCTTCTGCACCAGGAACGGAAGGTCGCGCAATCGGGCCTCGGCGATCTGTTCGACGCGGTCGAGGTCGTGTCGGACAAGACGCCGGGCATTTACACCCGCTTGTTCGAACAGGTGCCGGGCGGTGTGGTGGGCACCATGATGGTCGGCAATTCGATGAAGTCCGACGTGCGCCCCGCCATCGAGGCGGGAAGCTGGGGCGTGTTTGTCCCGCATGAACATGCCTGGGATTTCGAAGCCGCCGAAGCGCCCGAACATCCCCGTTACGCAGAGATCGCGGATCTGTCGGGCCTGCCCGATCTCGTGGCTGGAATCGGGTGA
- a CDS encoding D-alanyl-D-alanine carboxypeptidase family protein: MRVPHRQAGRSGLYFITAFWFLVILPLSAMAAPYAGMVMDARTGKVYYSENADTPLHPASLTKMMTLYIAFEAVENGELSMDTLVTVTRNAASEPPSKLGLRSGQKIKLRYLVRAAAVKSANDAATAIGEAIEGSEAAFARRMNRTAKALGMTRTNFKNAHGLTESGHLSTARDMTILGRHVLYDYPEYYNLFSRIQADAGVRTVAHTNRRLLRSYAGADGIKTGYTRAAGFNLVASAERGGERVIATVFGGRSTATRNAQVEKLLDLGFRKAPSRVAFNAPGKPPYMGKMGNVVVAKDADPSPGHRAKSIRVAAAAVKVSLRPQGRPIEEPAPLLVAEVADDIEAVVNEAVALAMVASEDASAPQVEETVTQEVASLSTDAMVEVALAEDAPEAEAETKTETEIALAAAAQAPKVSLAPKTRPQDVVLAALDTSDAATPAPAVVKPREVVSRISTSGGRHWGINVGTYPSRYSAERMLLKTALQEMATLDGSLRKVINRGNGFDANFMGMTQDMAAIACQRLAARQVECTPIGPS, from the coding sequence GTGAGGGTACCGCACAGGCAGGCGGGCCGTTCAGGCCTGTATTTTATCACAGCATTCTGGTTCCTCGTGATCCTTCCGCTGAGCGCGATGGCCGCGCCGTATGCGGGCATGGTCATGGATGCGAGAACCGGCAAAGTCTATTACAGCGAAAACGCAGATACGCCGCTTCACCCGGCGTCTCTGACCAAGATGATGACGCTTTACATCGCCTTCGAGGCGGTGGAGAACGGTGAGCTCAGCATGGACACGCTCGTGACCGTGACGCGCAACGCCGCCTCCGAGCCGCCCTCGAAACTGGGCCTGCGCTCGGGCCAGAAGATCAAGCTGCGCTACCTAGTGCGCGCCGCGGCAGTGAAATCCGCAAATGACGCGGCCACCGCCATCGGCGAGGCGATCGAGGGCTCCGAAGCGGCCTTTGCCCGGCGCATGAACCGCACCGCCAAGGCGCTGGGCATGACGCGCACCAACTTCAAGAACGCCCACGGCCTGACCGAGAGCGGGCATCTGTCCACCGCGCGCGACATGACGATCCTTGGCCGCCACGTGCTTTACGACTACCCGGAATATTACAACCTGTTCAGCCGCATTCAGGCCGATGCAGGCGTGCGCACCGTGGCTCATACCAACCGTCGTCTTCTGCGCAGCTATGCAGGGGCTGACGGTATCAAGACGGGCTACACACGGGCTGCGGGCTTCAACCTCGTGGCTTCGGCGGAGCGGGGGGGCGAGCGCGTGATCGCCACGGTCTTCGGCGGCAGGTCCACCGCGACGCGCAACGCGCAGGTGGAAAAACTGCTCGATCTCGGCTTCCGCAAGGCACCGAGCCGCGTCGCCTTCAACGCACCGGGCAAGCCGCCCTACATGGGCAAGATGGGCAATGTTGTCGTCGCCAAGGACGCGGATCCGAGCCCGGGTCACCGCGCGAAATCCATTCGCGTGGCCGCCGCCGCCGTCAAGGTGAGCCTGCGTCCGCAGGGCCGACCCATTGAGGAGCCCGCGCCGCTTCTCGTCGCCGAGGTTGCCGACGATATCGAAGCGGTCGTGAACGAAGCCGTGGCATTGGCCATGGTCGCAAGCGAGGACGCCTCCGCGCCCCAAGTGGAGGAGACGGTCACGCAAGAGGTGGCGTCGCTCTCCACCGACGCGATGGTCGAGGTCGCCTTGGCGGAGGACGCGCCCGAGGCCGAAGCCGAGACAAAGACGGAGACCGAAATCGCGCTGGCAGCCGCCGCGCAGGCGCCCAAAGTGTCCCTCGCGCCAAAGACGCGCCCGCAGGATGTCGTTCTGGCGGCTCTCGACACGTCCGATGCGGCCACGCCCGCACCTGCCGTCGTGAAGCCGCGCGAGGTTGTCAGCCGGATCTCGACCTCCGGCGGGCGGCATTGGGGCATCAATGTCGGCACCTATCCCAGCCGGTATTCGGCCGAGCGGATGCTCCTGAAGACTGCGCTGCAGGAGATGGCGACGCTGGATGGCAGCCTCCGCAAGGTCATCAATCGCGGCAACGGGTTTGACGCGAACTTCATGGGGATGACGCAGGATATGGCGGCCATCGCATGCCAGCGGCTTGCCGCCCGCCAGGTGGAATGCACGCCGATCGGACCCAGCTGA
- a CDS encoding LysR family transcriptional regulator — MDWLSLPPLSALRAFAAYTETGSVTAAGRALNVSHAAISQQLRSLEAHLGLRLLDRSSRALSLTYEGHELARALSKGFGTIAQTIEALTGAHEDRPLHVTTSPSFAAMWLMPRLASFSALHPDIDVMIAPTPALTPLEPGGVDVAIRYGEGGWPGLESHKLIQAPIAVVAAPSLVGTGPLPELSALTRYPWIQELGTSEASEWLEKHGVTGARIKGIVAPGNLMLDGARNGQGIAVSTRMAVAEDIQNGRLRLLFEERPEAGYHVVTLPGVQRPALKAFIKWIRREAKQNAPTL, encoded by the coding sequence ATGGACTGGTTATCGCTACCACCCCTTTCCGCGCTTCGGGCCTTTGCGGCCTATACCGAGACGGGCTCCGTCACGGCGGCCGGGCGGGCGCTCAACGTCAGCCATGCCGCCATCAGTCAGCAATTGCGCAGCCTAGAGGCGCATCTCGGCCTCAGACTGCTCGATCGCAGCTCGCGGGCTCTGTCGCTAACCTACGAGGGTCACGAATTGGCGCGTGCGCTCAGCAAGGGGTTCGGCACCATCGCCCAGACGATCGAGGCCCTGACCGGTGCGCATGAGGACCGCCCGCTCCATGTGACCACCTCGCCGAGTTTCGCGGCCATGTGGCTGATGCCCCGGCTGGCAAGCTTCAGCGCGCTGCACCCGGATATCGACGTGATGATCGCGCCCACGCCCGCGCTGACGCCCTTGGAGCCGGGCGGCGTGGACGTGGCGATCCGGTACGGCGAAGGCGGATGGCCGGGGCTCGAGTCGCACAAGCTCATCCAGGCGCCCATCGCGGTGGTGGCGGCACCCTCGCTCGTCGGGACCGGCCCCCTGCCGGAACTGAGCGCGCTGACGCGCTATCCGTGGATACAGGAGCTTGGCACGTCGGAGGCTTCGGAATGGCTGGAAAAGCACGGTGTGACGGGCGCCCGCATCAAGGGCATCGTCGCCCCCGGCAACCTGATGCTGGACGGGGCGCGCAACGGGCAAGGTATCGCGGTCTCGACGCGCATGGCGGTCGCGGAAGACATCCAGAACGGGCGGCTGCGCCTGCTCTTCGAGGAGCGGCCCGAGGCAGGCTACCACGTGGTCACCCTGCCCGGCGTCCAGCGGCCCGCGCTGAAGGCGTTCATCAAGTGGATCAGGCGCGAAGCCAAGCAAAACGCGCCGACCCTCTAG
- a CDS encoding ABC transporter ATP-binding protein: MTRVLDVRDLRVAFRQDGQRTEAVRGVSFHIDKGETVALVGESGSGKSVSALSTVQLLGPSAEVTGSVTYAGQEMIGADDKVLRKVRGNDISFIFQEPMTSLNPLHTLEKQLSESIALHQGLVGAPARARILDLLERVGIHDPESRLGAYPHQLSGGQRQRVMIAMALANDPHLLIADEPTTALDVTIQAQILELLADLKREEGMSLLFITHDLGIVRRIADRVCVMKAGEIVETGPTREIFANPQHDYTKMLLSAESTGHPDPVSPEAEEIARTDNLKIWFPIQKGLLKRTVGYVKAVNDASISVRAGETVGIVGESGSGKTTLALAIMRLIQSEGGITYRGADVRKWSTKELRRLRSEMQIVFQDPFGSLSPRMTCEQIIAEGLGVHGAPDGRDPRELVAEVMVEVGLDPATMHRYPHEFSGGQRQRIAIARAMVLRPRLLVLDEPTSALDMTVQVQIVNLLRDLQQKYDLAYLFISHDLKVVRAMSHKVIVMKQGDVMESGPTEAIFDRPQTEYTRTLIAAALEPIG, from the coding sequence ATGACCCGCGTTCTCGATGTCCGCGACCTGCGCGTCGCCTTCCGCCAGGATGGCCAGAGGACAGAAGCCGTGCGCGGCGTGTCCTTCCATATCGACAAGGGCGAGACCGTGGCACTCGTGGGCGAGTCGGGCTCCGGCAAATCCGTCTCGGCGCTCTCTACCGTGCAGCTTCTTGGCCCCTCGGCCGAAGTCACCGGCTCGGTTACCTATGCCGGGCAGGAGATGATCGGCGCAGACGACAAGGTTCTGCGCAAGGTCCGCGGCAACGATATCTCCTTCATCTTCCAGGAGCCGATGACGTCGCTCAATCCGCTCCACACGCTGGAAAAGCAGCTGTCGGAAAGCATCGCGCTGCATCAGGGCCTTGTCGGGGCTCCGGCGCGCGCGCGCATCCTCGACCTGCTCGAACGGGTGGGGATTCACGATCCCGAAAGCCGCCTTGGCGCCTATCCGCACCAGCTTTCCGGCGGGCAACGTCAGCGCGTGATGATCGCCATGGCGCTCGCCAATGATCCGCACCTTCTAATCGCGGACGAGCCCACCACCGCGCTCGACGTGACGATCCAGGCGCAGATCCTTGAGCTTCTGGCCGATCTGAAGCGCGAAGAAGGCATGAGCCTTCTCTTCATCACCCACGATCTGGGCATCGTCCGCCGCATCGCCGACCGCGTCTGCGTCATGAAGGCGGGCGAAATCGTCGAGACCGGCCCAACGCGGGAGATCTTCGCCAATCCGCAGCATGACTACACCAAGATGCTGCTGTCGGCGGAATCGACCGGCCATCCCGATCCCGTCTCCCCGGAGGCCGAAGAGATCGCGCGCACGGACAACCTCAAGATCTGGTTCCCGATCCAGAAGGGCCTGCTGAAACGCACCGTGGGCTATGTGAAGGCCGTGAACGATGCCTCCATCTCCGTCCGCGCGGGCGAGACGGTGGGCATCGTGGGCGAATCGGGTTCGGGCAAGACGACGCTGGCGCTCGCGATCATGCGGCTCATCCAATCCGAGGGCGGCATCACATATCGCGGGGCGGATGTGCGCAAATGGTCCACGAAGGAGCTGCGCCGCCTGCGCTCCGAGATGCAGATCGTCTTCCAGGACCCGTTCGGATCGCTGAGCCCGCGCATGACCTGCGAACAGATCATCGCCGAGGGGCTGGGCGTACACGGCGCGCCCGATGGCCGCGATCCGCGCGAATTGGTGGCCGAGGTGATGGTCGAGGTTGGCCTCGATCCCGCCACGATGCACCGCTACCCGCACGAATTTTCCGGCGGTCAGCGCCAGCGCATCGCCATCGCGCGCGCCATGGTGCTGCGCCCCCGGCTTCTGGTGCTGGATGAGCCGACCTCCGCGCTCGACATGACGGTACAGGTGCAGATCGTGAACCTTCTGCGCGACCTGCAGCAGAAATACGACCTCGCCTACCTGTTCATCAGCCACGACCTGAAAGTGGTCCGTGCGATGAGCCACAAGGTCATTGTGATGAAGCAGGGCGACGTCATGGAGAGCGGTCCGACCGAGGCGATTTTCGACCGTCCGCAGACCGAATATACCCGCACCCTGATTGCAGCCGCACTCGAACCAATCGGGTAG
- a CDS encoding ABC transporter permease gives MPVAPEPPRGRFALSPLNQRRWNNFKKNRRALWSLWIFAILFGLSLMAEFIANDKPILVSYRGELRMPIFSFYAETDFGGDFRTEAAYRDPEVRCLIETGGLIDCFDFPEELIEQARAGTIEDPEFDKGWMLWPPIPYSYDTPVDRPGAAPLPPNGENWLGTDDTKRDVAARVIHGFRLSILFTLIVTLASSVIGIIAGAVQGYFGGWIDLIFQRIIEIWTATPSLYIIIILFAILGRSFWLLVGLTVLFGWVALVGVVRAEFLRARNLEYVRAAKALGVSNWKIMFRHMLPNAMVATVTMLPFIVTGTISTLAGLDFLGFGLPSSAPSLGELTLQAKQNLQAPWLGFTAFTVFAVMLSLLVFIFEGVRDAFDPRKTFS, from the coding sequence ATGCCGGTAGCGCCCGAGCCGCCGCGCGGACGCTTCGCGCTCTCGCCGCTCAACCAGCGTCGCTGGAACAATTTCAAGAAGAACCGCCGCGCCCTCTGGTCGCTCTGGATCTTCGCGATCCTGTTCGGGCTGTCGCTGATGGCCGAGTTCATCGCCAACGACAAGCCGATCCTCGTGAGCTACCGGGGCGAGCTGCGCATGCCCATCTTCTCCTTCTATGCGGAGACCGATTTCGGCGGCGACTTCCGCACCGAGGCCGCCTATCGCGACCCCGAAGTGCGCTGCCTCATAGAGACGGGTGGGCTGATCGACTGTTTCGACTTCCCCGAAGAACTGATCGAGCAGGCCCGCGCGGGCACCATCGAAGATCCGGAGTTTGACAAGGGCTGGATGCTCTGGCCGCCCATCCCCTACAGCTATGACACGCCCGTGGACCGCCCCGGCGCGGCACCGCTGCCGCCCAATGGCGAGAACTGGCTGGGCACCGACGATACCAAGCGCGACGTGGCCGCGCGGGTGATCCACGGCTTCCGCCTGTCGATCCTGTTCACGCTGATCGTCACGCTGGCCTCGTCGGTCATCGGGATCATCGCGGGCGCGGTGCAGGGCTATTTCGGCGGCTGGATCGACCTGATCTTCCAGCGCATCATCGAGATCTGGACCGCCACGCCTTCGCTTTACATCATCATCATCCTCTTCGCGATCCTGGGGCGAAGTTTCTGGCTCCTTGTTGGATTGACCGTTCTGTTCGGCTGGGTGGCACTGGTGGGCGTGGTGCGCGCGGAATTCCTGCGCGCCCGAAATCTCGAATACGTGCGCGCGGCCAAGGCGCTTGGCGTGTCGAACTGGAAGATCATGTTCCGCCACATGCTGCCCAACGCGATGGTGGCGACCGTGACGATGCTGCCCTTCATCGTAACCGGCACGATCTCCACGCTCGCGGGTCTCGACTTCCTGGGCTTTGGCCTGCCCTCTTCCGCGCCGTCCCTGGGCGAGCTGACGCTGCAGGCCAAGCAGAACCTGCAAGCGCCGTGGCTGGGCTTCACCGCCTTCACCGTCTTTGCCGTGATGCTGTCGCTTCTGGTGTTCATCTTCGAGGGCGTGCGCGATGCCTTCGATCCGCGGAAGACGTTCTCGTGA
- a CDS encoding microcin C ABC transporter permease YejB, producing MGAYILRRLLLIIPTLLGIMVINFALVQFVPGGPIEQIIARAQGGGDVFEGFAGGGDEAGSGGGGSEEYAGARGLPPEFIEELEREFGFDKPPVERFFSMLWDYMRLDFGESYFRSISVIDLVIEKMPVSISLGLWSTLIAYIVSIPLGIRKAVKDGTSFDTWTSAAIIVAYAIPGFLFAILLLVLFAGGSYFQIFPLRGLTSDNWEDLSLIGKVLDYFWHIALPVLASTIAAFATLTLLTKNSFLDEIKKQYVITARAKGLPEKRVLYGHIFRNAMLIVIAGFPAVFIGVFFSGSLIIETIFSLDGLGRLGFEAAVARDYPVIFGTLFIFGLIGLVVGILSDLMYVLVDPRIDFEKREG from the coding sequence ATGGGCGCGTATATCCTCAGGCGGCTGTTGCTGATCATTCCCACGCTTCTGGGCATCATGGTCATCAACTTCGCGCTGGTGCAGTTCGTGCCGGGCGGTCCGATCGAGCAGATCATCGCCCGCGCTCAGGGCGGCGGCGATGTGTTCGAGGGCTTCGCGGGCGGCGGTGACGAAGCGGGCAGCGGTGGCGGCGGCTCCGAGGAATATGCGGGCGCGCGCGGCTTGCCTCCCGAATTCATCGAGGAGCTGGAACGCGAATTCGGCTTCGACAAGCCGCCGGTGGAGCGCTTCTTCTCGATGCTGTGGGATTACATGCGGCTCGATTTCGGGGAGAGCTACTTCCGCTCCATCTCCGTGATCGATCTGGTGATCGAGAAGATGCCGGTGTCGATCTCGCTCGGGCTCTGGTCCACGCTCATCGCCTATATCGTCTCGATCCCCCTGGGCATCCGCAAGGCGGTGAAGGACGGCACGTCGTTTGACACCTGGACGTCAGCCGCGATCATCGTGGCCTATGCGATCCCGGGCTTTCTGTTCGCGATCCTCCTGCTTGTGCTGTTCGCGGGGGGCTCCTACTTCCAGATCTTCCCGCTCCGGGGCCTCACCTCGGACAATTGGGAAGACCTGTCGCTCATTGGCAAGGTGCTGGATTACTTCTGGCACATCGCGCTGCCGGTGCTGGCCTCGACCATCGCGGCCTTCGCGACCCTGACGCTTCTGACAAAGAATTCCTTCCTCGACGAGATCAAAAAGCAATACGTCATCACTGCCCGTGCCAAGGGCCTGCCGGAGAAGCGCGTCCTTTACGGTCACATCTTCCGCAACGCGATGCTGATCGTGATCGCCGGTTTCCCGGCGGTCTTCATCGGGGTGTTCTTCTCGGGCAGCCTGATCATCGAGACGATCTTCTCGCTCGACGGGCTGGGGCGTCTGGGCTTCGAGGCCGCGGTCGCGCGGGATTACCCGGTGATCTTCGGCACGCTCTTCATCTTCGGCCTCATCGGCCTCGTCGTCGGCATCCTGTCGGACCTGATGTATGTGCTGGTCGATCCGCGTATCGACTTCGAAAAGCGGGAGGGCTGA
- a CDS encoding extracellular solute-binding protein, with the protein MTSPLRPHPTRPAARAKARRIDRTGPLRALACLIALGVALAAATMARAESHETIVTSHGISSFGELKYGPDFAHWDYVNPDAPKGGTFSTWAFGTFDSLTPYTLKGNAAALSSIFYDTLMTGNLDEPDAMYGLVAESVEYPESREWAIFNMRPEAMFRDGTPVTADDVVFSYNILVTEGRPSYRIALKDFENVEALDTHRVKFTFNPDGPTRELLMSAAGLPILSRAYYEGRDFAESSLEPPMGSGEYTLKDVQPGRSVTYVRRDDYWGADLPVNVGQNNFDEIKIEYFADYTTAFEAFKGGAYLFREEYQSKIWATSYNFPAVEDGTVVVEQLPDGRPSGTQGFWFNLRRDKFQDPLVREAIGMAFNFEWSNESLFYGLYSRTDSFWENSETLQATGMAEGSELELLEPYRDVLPASVFEEEAFTPAVSSASDLADRRALRTAGRMLEEAGWEVGDDGFRYKDGERLTISVLNDSPSFDRIINPMIDNLKRLGIEADATRVDSAEAQEREKTFDYDIVTQRFAMSSTPGDELRGIFGSETANVEGSNNVPGLQNEAVDGLIDTIAKAETREELTVAVRALDRVLRSLHIWVPQWYNPTHNIAYFDVFERPYDDEPPRYGMGELGIWWYSEEKAEALRAAGKL; encoded by the coding sequence ATGACGTCGCCCCTTCGACCGCACCCAACGCGTCCCGCTGCCCGCGCGAAAGCGCGCCGGATCGACCGCACTGGCCCCTTGCGGGCCCTTGCCTGTCTGATAGCGCTCGGCGTGGCGCTGGCCGCAGCCACCATGGCGCGTGCGGAAAGCCATGAAACGATCGTGACCTCGCATGGCATCTCGTCCTTCGGAGAGCTGAAATACGGCCCCGACTTCGCGCATTGGGACTACGTCAATCCCGACGCACCCAAGGGCGGCACCTTCTCGACCTGGGCCTTCGGAACCTTCGACAGCCTCACGCCCTACACGCTGAAGGGCAATGCGGCGGCCTTGTCGTCGATCTTCTACGACACGTTGATGACCGGCAATCTCGATGAGCCCGACGCCATGTACGGGCTGGTCGCGGAATCGGTGGAATATCCCGAGAGCCGCGAATGGGCGATCTTCAACATGCGGCCCGAGGCGATGTTCCGCGATGGCACTCCCGTGACCGCCGATGACGTGGTCTTTTCCTACAATATCCTCGTGACGGAGGGCCGTCCGTCCTACCGCATCGCGCTCAAGGATTTCGAGAACGTGGAGGCGCTGGATACCCACCGCGTCAAGTTCACCTTCAACCCCGACGGGCCGACCCGCGAATTGCTGATGTCGGCGGCGGGCCTGCCGATCCTGTCGCGCGCCTATTACGAGGGCCGTGATTTCGCGGAATCAAGCCTCGAGCCGCCGATGGGATCGGGTGAATACACCCTGAAGGACGTGCAGCCCGGCCGCTCTGTCACCTATGTCCGCCGCGACGATTACTGGGGCGCAGACCTGCCGGTGAATGTGGGCCAGAACAATTTCGACGAGATCAAGATCGAGTATTTCGCCGATTACACCACCGCCTTCGAGGCGTTCAAAGGCGGGGCGTATCTCTTCCGCGAGGAGTACCAGTCGAAGATCTGGGCCACTTCCTACAACTTCCCCGCCGTCGAGGATGGCACCGTCGTAGTCGAGCAGCTCCCCGATGGCCGCCCCTCGGGCACGCAGGGCTTCTGGTTCAACCTGCGCCGCGACAAGTTCCAGGACCCTCTCGTGCGAGAGGCGATCGGCATGGCGTTCAACTTCGAATGGTCGAACGAGTCGCTCTTCTACGGGCTCTATTCCCGGACCGACAGCTTCTGGGAAAACTCCGAGACGCTGCAGGCCACCGGCATGGCCGAAGGCTCCGAGCTGGAACTGCTCGAGCCCTACCGCGACGTGCTGCCCGCCTCGGTCTTCGAGGAAGAGGCGTTCACACCGGCCGTCTCCTCCGCCTCCGACCTCGCGGATCGCCGCGCGCTGCGTACCGCAGGGCGGATGCTCGAAGAGGCTGGTTGGGAAGTGGGCGATGACGGGTTCCGCTACAAGGATGGCGAACGGCTGACCATCTCGGTCCTGAACGACAGCCCCAGCTTCGACCGGATCATCAACCCGATGATCGACAACCTCAAGCGTCTGGGCATCGAGGCCGACGCCACCCGCGTCGACAGCGCCGAGGCGCAGGAGCGCGAGAAGACCTTCGACTACGATATCGTCACGCAGCGCTTCGCCATGTCCTCCACCCCCGGCGACGAGCTGCGCGGCATCTTCGGATCCGAGACCGCGAATGTGGAAGGCTCCAACAACGTGCCGGGCCTGCAGAACGAGGCGGTGGACGGGCTCATCGACACCATCGCCAAGGCCGAAACCCGCGAAGAACTGACCGTCGCTGTCCGCGCCCTCGACCGAGTGCTGCGGTCGCTGCATATCTGGGTGCCGCAATGGTACAATCCCACGCATAACATCGCCTATTTCGACGTGTTCGAGCGTCCATATGACGATGAACCGCCGCGATACGGCATGGGCGAGCTTGGCATCTGGTGGTATTCGGAGGAAAAGGCCGAAGCGCTTCGCGCGGCAGGCAAGCTCTGA
- a CDS encoding DUF1772 domain-containing protein, which translates to MPSWFFVLAQFSLLAYALLAGVFLAFSDFIMRALSRTGGTGGIEVMQVINREVFRHVFIPLFIAMAALSLGIAAYGAAVLGDAPGYVMALAGLIYLIGCFGVTIRGNVPMNEALDRMDLSDAETTDYWRGIYLPRWTFWNTIRSVACAISAVLMLVALTSLAKV; encoded by the coding sequence ATGCCTTCCTGGTTTTTCGTTCTCGCCCAGTTTTCCTTGCTGGCCTATGCGCTTCTCGCCGGGGTGTTCCTCGCTTTTTCGGACTTCATCATGCGCGCGCTGTCCCGCACCGGCGGCACAGGCGGCATCGAGGTGATGCAGGTCATCAACCGCGAGGTGTTTCGTCATGTCTTCATCCCGCTCTTCATCGCGATGGCGGCCCTGTCGCTCGGGATCGCGGCTTATGGCGCGGCGGTTCTGGGCGATGCTCCGGGATATGTCATGGCGCTGGCCGGGCTGATCTACCTCATTGGATGTTTCGGCGTGACGATCCGTGGCAATGTGCCGATGAACGAGGCGCTGGACCGCATGGACCTGTCGGACGCGGAAACAACGGATTACTGGCGCGGCATCTACCTGCCCCGCTGGACCTTCTGGAACACGATCCGGAGTGTGGCCTGCGCCATCTCTGCGGTTCTGATGCTGGTGGCCCTGACCTCGCTGGCGAAGGTCTGA
- a CDS encoding SDR family oxidoreductase translates to MHTQPILVIGATGKTGRRIVRSLTDQGHAVRPGTRSAPIPFDWDNPDTWAPALNGISTAFVSYFPDLAFPGAGEKIEALSALAKKMGVARLVLLSGRGETHAKHCEDIVRASGVDYTLVRCAWFAQNFSEGYLRDPVLGGVIALPAGDVKEPIVDVDDIADVAVAALTDLGRHSGELYEITGPRLLHFSEAAAELAAASGMPVRYVPITLAEFHAAMTEIGGAFIADVFTHVCEEALDGRNAWLGDGVQRALGRPPRDFAEFARAAAEAGAWPVAA, encoded by the coding sequence ATGCACACCCAACCCATCCTCGTCATCGGCGCCACCGGCAAGACCGGCCGCCGCATCGTCCGAAGCCTCACCGATCAGGGCCATGCCGTCCGCCCGGGCACCCGGTCCGCACCCATTCCCTTCGACTGGGACAATCCCGACACCTGGGCCCCCGCGCTAAACGGGATTTCGACCGCCTTCGTGTCATACTTCCCCGATCTGGCCTTTCCCGGTGCCGGGGAGAAGATCGAGGCGCTGTCCGCGCTGGCCAAAAAGATGGGCGTTGCGCGACTTGTTCTGCTGTCAGGACGCGGCGAGACGCATGCCAAGCATTGCGAGGATATCGTGCGGGCGTCGGGCGTCGATTATACGCTCGTGCGCTGCGCCTGGTTCGCGCAGAACTTCTCGGAAGGGTATCTCCGCGACCCGGTGCTGGGCGGCGTGATCGCCCTGCCCGCAGGCGATGTGAAGGAGCCCATCGTCGACGTGGACGATATCGCCGATGTGGCGGTCGCGGCGCTCACCGATCTCGGCCGTCATTCGGGGGAGCTTTACGAGATCACCGGCCCGCGTCTTCTGCACTTCTCCGAAGCGGCGGCGGAGCTTGCGGCGGCAAGCGGCATGCCGGTGCGCTACGTCCCGATCACGCTGGCGGAATTTCACGCGGCCATGACCGAGATCGGCGGCGCGTTCATCGCTGACGTCTTCACGCATGTCTGCGAAGAGGCGCTTGACGGGCGCAACGCATGGCTGGGCGATGGCGTGCAGCGCGCGCTTGGCCGACCGCCCCGCGACTTCGCGGAATTTGCCCGCGCGGCGGCCGAGGCCGGTGCCTGGCCGGTCGCGGCCTGA